A stretch of Crossiella cryophila DNA encodes these proteins:
- a CDS encoding tetratricopeptide repeat protein — MTDAPEALCRQAAAYLQHDKPKRALEAARRAAELNRDDEAPHRLASLALTELGRHPEAVAAAREAVRLAPADWRGQIALAEALGAGGAMLDPQRPEGHQAVAAARRAVELNPAEPRCFEVLGDIALRARRWDIAEQAYQAALRLDPGNQHAKLNLALVRERAAAPAPPPPVGGQLPAAEPPPPPANVVAAVLWPTVRTLTLVLSLGSLALIIGGLPEPGRGHVWLGVLLLAATGVLAARPVRRLPSSARRKLVRILGTQPRLGLTVFALSLGVLCLLVWTIISLFQPGDLQLPVLTCLSSAVAVVLARLRRGY, encoded by the coding sequence GTGACCGATGCGCCCGAGGCGTTGTGCCGCCAGGCCGCGGCCTACCTCCAGCACGACAAGCCCAAGCGCGCCCTGGAAGCAGCCCGGCGCGCCGCCGAACTCAACCGCGACGACGAGGCCCCGCACCGGCTGGCCAGCCTCGCGCTGACCGAACTGGGCAGGCACCCGGAAGCCGTGGCCGCCGCGCGTGAGGCGGTCCGGCTGGCCCCGGCGGACTGGCGCGGCCAGATCGCGCTGGCCGAGGCGCTCGGCGCGGGCGGCGCCATGCTCGACCCGCAGCGCCCCGAAGGCCACCAGGCGGTGGCCGCGGCCCGGCGCGCGGTGGAGCTGAACCCGGCCGAACCCCGCTGCTTCGAGGTGCTCGGCGACATCGCGCTGCGAGCCAGGCGCTGGGACATCGCCGAACAGGCCTACCAGGCCGCGCTCCGGCTCGACCCCGGCAACCAGCACGCCAAGCTCAACCTCGCCCTGGTCCGCGAACGCGCCGCCGCCCCGGCCCCGCCCCCACCCGTCGGCGGCCAGCTCCCCGCGGCCGAACCACCGCCGCCCCCGGCCAACGTGGTCGCGGCCGTGCTGTGGCCGACCGTGCGCACCCTGACGCTGGTACTCAGCCTCGGCTCGCTCGCGCTGATCATCGGCGGCCTGCCCGAGCCCGGCCGCGGCCACGTCTGGCTCGGCGTGCTGCTCCTGGCCGCGACCGGCGTGCTGGCCGCCCGCCCGGTGCGCAGGCTGCCGTCCTCCGCGCGGCGGAAGCTGGTTCGAATCCTCGGAACCCAACCACGCCTCGGACTGACCGTGTTCGCGCTCTCACTGGGTGTGTTGTGCCTGTTGGTCTGGACCATTATCTCGCTGTTCCAGCCCGGTGACCTGCAACTTCCCGTGCTGACCTGTCTGAGCAGTGCGGTCGCGGTAGTGCTCGCCAGGCTGCGCCGCGGCTACTAA
- a CDS encoding thiamine pyrophosphate-binding protein has translation MTEQTYQGAWNAAVDFLTAAGVETIFGLPGDDLGMLRALQPTDRRIVLCRDQRNAIFMATGFALQSGKPGIAVIGKGPAAANAVTGLLEAHCSAAPVVVLAGGTSVEQRGSNAFQELDQLALVAPLTKWAHRVDHPDRVAAALEKALLIATSGTPGPVYLEFPDHLLKEEINRTRPWHTPADVTRVDHAVAAADSAALTAIKAAKRPLILVGGGMRHRNADGVVERFAEAIGAGIYSTATGRSTVDENHAQFCGLAGLYSPQQTAELWSGTDLLITLGSRLEETATFGWEGIGTSVPVVQVNIDAGGLSVEYAGPKVIGDGAGTVAAWLTALAGHTPDADWVATIARCRAEAAAAAQARLKIFGEDAYVHVAEVLAAIDTVAPESRILVQENGLQDMWSYIYPYYSCGARGGSVVPSEQTTLGFGAAAAAGVKIAAPDRPVIAFVGDGAFNLFRSDLETLGREGIGVVYVVLRNGGYGWLQSQLDQHGLPADRYPFVSGELAAAAHATPPRVEQVVISDKAALAEGLGKAVTASLEGRVTVVHVPVELSDAPPGISDLEGDFPGGNDKSGH, from the coding sequence ATGACTGAACAGACCTACCAGGGCGCCTGGAACGCCGCCGTCGACTTCCTCACCGCGGCCGGGGTGGAGACCATCTTCGGCCTGCCGGGTGACGATCTCGGCATGCTGCGCGCCCTGCAGCCCACCGACCGGCGCATCGTGCTGTGCCGGGACCAGCGCAACGCGATCTTCATGGCCACCGGGTTCGCGCTCCAGTCCGGCAAGCCCGGCATCGCCGTGATCGGCAAGGGCCCGGCCGCCGCGAACGCGGTCACCGGCCTGCTGGAGGCGCACTGCTCGGCCGCGCCGGTGGTGGTGCTGGCCGGCGGCACCAGCGTGGAACAGCGTGGCTCCAACGCCTTCCAGGAGCTGGACCAGCTCGCGCTGGTGGCGCCGCTGACCAAGTGGGCGCACCGGGTGGACCACCCGGACCGGGTGGCCGCCGCGCTGGAGAAGGCGTTGCTGATCGCCACCAGCGGCACCCCCGGCCCGGTGTACCTGGAGTTCCCGGACCACCTGCTCAAGGAAGAGATCAACCGCACCCGGCCGTGGCACACCCCGGCCGACGTCACCAGGGTCGACCACGCGGTGGCCGCGGCGGACAGTGCCGCGCTGACCGCGATCAAGGCGGCCAAGCGCCCGCTGATCCTGGTCGGCGGCGGCATGCGGCACCGCAACGCCGACGGCGTGGTGGAGCGCTTCGCCGAGGCCATCGGGGCCGGGATCTACAGCACCGCCACCGGCCGTTCCACGGTGGATGAGAACCACGCCCAGTTCTGCGGGCTGGCCGGGTTGTACTCGCCGCAGCAGACCGCGGAGCTGTGGAGCGGCACCGACCTGCTGATCACGCTGGGCTCCCGGCTGGAGGAGACCGCGACCTTCGGCTGGGAGGGCATCGGCACCAGCGTGCCGGTGGTCCAGGTCAACATCGACGCCGGCGGGCTCTCGGTGGAGTACGCCGGGCCCAAGGTGATCGGCGACGGCGCGGGCACGGTCGCCGCCTGGCTGACCGCGCTGGCCGGGCACACCCCGGACGCGGACTGGGTGGCCACCATCGCCCGCTGCCGCGCCGAGGCCGCCGCGGCCGCGCAGGCCAGGCTGAAGATCTTCGGCGAGGACGCCTACGTGCACGTGGCCGAGGTGCTCGCGGCCATCGACACGGTGGCCCCCGAGTCCCGGATCCTGGTGCAGGAGAACGGCCTGCAGGACATGTGGTCCTACATCTACCCCTACTACTCCTGCGGTGCGCGCGGCGGTTCGGTGGTGCCCTCCGAGCAGACCACGCTCGGCTTCGGCGCGGCAGCCGCGGCCGGGGTGAAGATCGCCGCCCCGGACCGCCCGGTGATCGCCTTCGTCGGCGACGGCGCGTTCAACCTGTTCCGCAGCGACCTGGAGACCCTGGGCCGGGAAGGCATCGGCGTGGTCTACGTGGTGCTGCGCAACGGCGGCTACGGCTGGCTGCAGTCCCAGCTCGACCAGCACGGCCTGCCTGCCGACCGGTACCCGTTCGTCTCCGGTGAGCTGGCGGCCGCCGCGCACGCCACCCCGCCGCGGGTCGAGCAGGTGGTCATCTCGGACAAGGCCGCGCTGGCCGAGGGCCTCGGCAAGGCGGTGACCGCCTCCCTGGAGGGCCGGGTCACCGTGGTGCACGTGCCGGTGGAACTCTCCGACGCCCCACCCGGGATCAGCGACCTGGAAGGCGACTTCCCAGGCGGCAACGACAAGAGCGGCCACTAG
- a CDS encoding GMC family oxidoreductase N-terminal domain-containing protein — protein sequence MRDVIVIGAGGGGPVVAAELAGRGLDVLLLEAGPRHAKPREEWTHFENDANNPLTGYLRFGPQSRDKPAWFRETPQNSFLWQLSGVGGTTQHYYGNCPRAYPGVFAGYDGADAANYDVEHRFPFGYKDLVPYYEWVEATLPVQTAAMGLKEETFFRGCETMDIPVQKTKTTLGASYRPQENAILQPGGTAGRTTDASKLTFPMATGCTFCGYCFQGCMQPARAPRNQFAKRSTDNSYVPLAITAPAVRPSAKAATLIADAFVTRVHTERRGSALTATGVTWRTGSGQEHREDAKVVVMAAGCTETPRLWLNSGLPNPNGWVGRGYTDHHFDWVIGQFDRDTDSTKGVGSSARCEFPGYGGLENVGLPPALQAFSMTLSDSGIRGRYGNGRGATGPWDGPAGRLIGPELKEVLAGGINRLLNVLVITDDDVEAQNRVVPSVLPADEHGPIAKVEFRQRQRTARTQRNREYLAKRATQLLRGAGAKRVFRIDWAPLILHVQSTMRMGLSEQNSVTTPTGESRAVRGLYIADNSALANALGGPNPTLTTQAVATRTAEHIFQTHFGGSPWVRAEAPIVSTDHRISQALGRLGL from the coding sequence ATGCGCGACGTCATCGTGATCGGCGCCGGTGGCGGTGGACCGGTTGTGGCCGCTGAACTGGCCGGGCGTGGGCTGGACGTGCTGCTGCTGGAGGCGGGGCCTCGGCACGCCAAGCCGCGGGAAGAGTGGACGCACTTCGAGAACGACGCCAACAACCCGCTCACCGGCTACCTGCGCTTCGGGCCGCAATCCCGGGACAAGCCAGCCTGGTTCCGGGAAACGCCGCAGAACTCCTTCCTCTGGCAGCTCTCCGGCGTCGGCGGCACCACCCAGCACTACTACGGCAACTGCCCGCGCGCCTACCCCGGCGTGTTCGCCGGTTACGACGGCGCGGACGCGGCCAACTACGACGTCGAGCACCGCTTTCCCTTCGGCTACAAGGATCTCGTCCCCTACTACGAGTGGGTCGAGGCCACCCTGCCGGTGCAGACCGCGGCCATGGGACTCAAGGAGGAGACCTTCTTCCGTGGGTGCGAGACCATGGACATCCCGGTGCAGAAGACCAAAACCACCCTGGGCGCCTCCTACCGGCCGCAGGAGAACGCGATCCTGCAACCCGGGGGCACCGCGGGCCGGACCACCGACGCGTCCAAGCTGACCTTCCCGATGGCCACCGGCTGCACCTTCTGCGGCTACTGCTTCCAGGGCTGCATGCAGCCCGCGCGGGCGCCGCGCAACCAGTTCGCCAAGCGCTCCACCGACAACAGCTACGTCCCGCTGGCCATCACCGCCCCGGCGGTCCGGCCATCGGCCAAGGCCGCCACGCTGATCGCGGACGCCTTCGTCACCAGGGTGCACACCGAACGCCGGGGCTCCGCGCTCACCGCCACCGGGGTCACCTGGCGTACCGGCTCCGGCCAGGAACACCGCGAGGACGCCAAGGTCGTGGTGATGGCCGCCGGGTGCACCGAGACCCCTCGGCTGTGGCTCAACAGCGGGCTGCCCAACCCCAACGGCTGGGTTGGCCGCGGCTACACCGACCACCACTTCGACTGGGTGATCGGGCAGTTCGACCGGGACACCGACTCCACCAAGGGCGTGGGCTCCTCCGCGCGCTGCGAGTTCCCCGGCTACGGCGGCCTGGAGAACGTCGGCCTGCCGCCCGCCCTGCAGGCCTTCAGCATGACCCTGAGTGACAGCGGCATCCGCGGTCGCTACGGCAACGGCCGCGGCGCCACCGGACCATGGGACGGACCGGCGGGCCGGCTCATCGGGCCGGAACTCAAGGAGGTCCTCGCCGGCGGGATCAACCGGCTGCTCAACGTGCTGGTGATCACCGACGACGACGTGGAGGCGCAGAACCGGGTGGTGCCCTCGGTGCTGCCCGCCGATGAGCACGGGCCGATCGCCAAGGTCGAGTTCCGTCAGCGTCAGCGCACCGCCCGCACCCAGCGCAACCGCGAGTACCTGGCCAAACGCGCCACCCAGCTGCTCCGCGGCGCGGGCGCCAAGCGGGTGTTCCGGATCGACTGGGCGCCGCTGATCCTGCACGTGCAGTCCACCATGCGGATGGGCCTGTCCGAGCAGAACAGCGTCACCACCCCGACCGGGGAGTCCAGGGCCGTCCGCGGGCTCTACATCGCGGACAACTCGGCGCTGGCCAACGCCCTCGGCGGGCCCAACCCGACGCTGACCACCCAGGCCGTGGCCACCCGCACCGCCGAGCACATCTTCCAGACCCACTTCGGCGGGTCGCCGTGGGTGCGCGCCGAAGCGCCGATCGTGTCCACCGACCACCGGATCAGCCAGGCGCTTGGCCGCCTCGGCCTGTGA
- a CDS encoding ASCH domain-containing protein codes for MLFTAAVLDGITGGTVTLAFRRWRRPSVRAGTVLRTATGLVEILAVTPVADLTDTEAAQAGFPDRATLLRGLRSGADAELYRIELRPAGADPRISLREKDELSAADRAELDRKLSGMDSRAKHGPWTARVLALIAECPGTRAAELATRVDRDTLAFKNDVRKLKELGLTESLEIGYRLSPRGTAYLRGS; via the coding sequence ATGCTGTTCACCGCGGCCGTCCTGGACGGCATCACCGGCGGAACGGTGACGCTGGCCTTCCGGCGCTGGCGGCGGCCCAGCGTGCGCGCGGGCACCGTGCTGCGCACCGCGACCGGACTGGTGGAGATCCTCGCGGTGACACCGGTGGCCGACCTCACCGACACGGAGGCGGCCCAGGCCGGATTCCCTGACCGGGCAACGCTGTTACGCGGTCTCCGGTCCGGCGCGGACGCCGAGCTGTACCGGATCGAGCTGCGACCGGCCGGGGCCGATCCGCGGATCTCGTTGCGGGAGAAGGACGAACTGTCCGCGGCCGACCGCGCCGAGCTGGACCGGAAACTGTCCGGAATGGACAGCCGGGCCAAGCACGGGCCGTGGACGGCGCGGGTGCTGGCACTGATCGCCGAATGTCCCGGCACCCGGGCGGCCGAACTGGCCACCCGGGTGGACCGGGACACCCTGGCGTTCAAGAACGACGTACGCAAACTCAAGGAACTGGGCCTGACCGAGAGCCTGGAAATCGGCTACCGCCTGTCCCCCCGCGGCACGGCCTACCTACGCGGAAGCTAG
- a CDS encoding ESX secretion-associated protein EspG, translated as MLDIDTAPAFRLSASAYQVLWEKLRLPEMPVVLHVHPQGFEEHERTAAVNAAWDELHRDDLVRNGGIRPELVDALTLLARPARAVDARLWLGHEVRALAAGSGQDAVLAVLEAEVLSLRAIYPGGLARAVVGLLPARAAGPGHSVSLPSAVIDTATQEAGSSVKAFAEALRDNGVSAADAKAVAEMIEGADQSGQFGATLTDRLGRRNRADHVVAFFDTAAGRYLMEEHRGSDGTPWTTMSPADGTRLTGQLDRLLSGLAED; from the coding sequence GTGCTGGACATCGACACCGCCCCGGCCTTCCGGCTCTCCGCCTCGGCCTATCAGGTGCTGTGGGAGAAGTTGCGGCTGCCCGAGATGCCCGTGGTGCTGCACGTGCACCCGCAGGGGTTCGAGGAGCACGAGCGCACCGCGGCGGTCAACGCGGCCTGGGACGAGCTGCACCGCGACGACCTGGTGCGCAACGGCGGCATCCGGCCGGAACTGGTGGACGCGCTGACCCTGCTGGCCAGGCCGGCCCGCGCGGTGGACGCCCGGCTGTGGCTGGGGCACGAGGTGCGGGCGCTGGCCGCCGGATCCGGGCAGGACGCCGTGCTGGCCGTGCTCGAGGCGGAGGTGCTGAGCCTGCGGGCGATCTACCCCGGCGGGCTGGCCAGGGCCGTGGTCGGGCTGCTGCCTGCCCGCGCGGCCGGGCCGGGTCACTCGGTGTCGCTGCCCAGTGCGGTGATCGACACGGCCACCCAGGAGGCGGGCAGTTCGGTCAAGGCCTTCGCCGAAGCCTTGCGGGACAACGGGGTCAGCGCCGCGGACGCGAAGGCGGTGGCGGAGATGATCGAGGGCGCCGACCAGAGCGGGCAGTTCGGCGCGACGCTGACCGACCGGCTGGGGCGGCGTAACCGGGCCGATCACGTGGTGGCCTTCTTCGACACCGCGGCCGGGCGCTACCTGATGGAGGAGCACCGCGGCTCCGACGGCACGCCGTGGACCACGATGAGCCCGGCCGACGGCACCCGGCTGACCGGCCAGCTGGACCGGTTGCTCAGTGGGCTGGCCGAGGACTGA
- a CDS encoding aldehyde dehydrogenase family protein — protein sequence MAARLVTANSVRSVTEVEQDALRVAAVLRGRGVAPGDRVVLKADNSAGYVTALLALVHLDVSIVLVDHRQTPEETLRFAGLARARWAVLQPALPADDAGVGPAGALYLDDLLAEAAARTDDVLGSLSFVDWFSRSDALIAWSSGTTGDPKGIVRSGHSFLGNIERTQQRMGYTEADVLMPLLPFSHQYGLSLVLLWWVARCSFVVAPYTRLDHAVDMAGRYHATVVDATPATYHTLLNLVQRRPDSAEGLRGVRMWCVGGAPLDRALADKFVTATGQPLLDGYGSTEVGNIALAAPGNAIGCGKPLDGVELLIINENGVTAAPGEIGEILVRSGGLMQGYLAADGSVVPRDNDTYRTNDIGYADAEGNLYVVGRKFAVHRMGHTLYPEALARKAEAAGAPIKVVALDDERRGSQLVFVVADPELREARHWRELICAELPPYEQPNHVLVISEFPLNANGKPDPRQLERLVLDALPTPRNRVAQTTAVEPAADLSALHFPERVRAIQAVVEFLRTNPQQVVDVLTEISNHKAVLEEIEATIGTLEGAVEEVSAYRPGQVGKMAVFMSSNVLLYSYALYLLIPALYSEEIIFRPSGQVLDTTRRLHDLLAPVHRLDAIELTTLSQRQFVDVPVAEADVLVFTGAYQNAEQVRSYLREDQLLLFFGQGVNPFIVTPGADLDLAVTDALRIRMLNSGQDCFGPDVFMVNAADAERFTDLLVKRVADLRYGSYTDPEADYSSLCYETALEAAADYLRINREHIVHGGRVDFRSRHVEPTVLVRRYNKKMPIEETFSPIFNLVVYENSQQLRSFINSPIVNERAMAAMIYGDDQAAAELLAKRHAVCANMTIFEVENGNKPFGGHGVAANYIAYRGERHAEPILISKAVAEHLPAAQQSRMANA from the coding sequence GTGGCAGCGAGACTGGTGACGGCGAACTCGGTGCGTTCGGTGACCGAGGTCGAGCAGGACGCGCTCCGGGTGGCGGCGGTGTTGCGGGGCAGGGGAGTGGCGCCAGGCGACCGGGTGGTGCTCAAGGCGGACAACTCCGCCGGTTACGTCACCGCGCTGCTCGCGCTGGTGCACCTGGATGTGTCGATCGTGCTGGTCGACCACCGGCAGACCCCGGAGGAAACCCTCCGGTTCGCGGGGCTGGCCAGAGCACGGTGGGCAGTGCTCCAGCCGGCCCTGCCAGCCGACGACGCGGGCGTGGGCCCGGCGGGCGCGCTCTACCTGGACGACCTGCTGGCCGAGGCCGCCGCGCGCACCGATGACGTGCTGGGCTCGCTGAGCTTCGTGGACTGGTTCTCCCGCTCCGACGCGCTGATCGCCTGGTCCTCCGGCACCACCGGGGACCCCAAGGGCATCGTGCGCTCCGGGCACTCCTTCCTTGGCAACATCGAGCGCACCCAGCAGCGGATGGGCTACACCGAGGCCGACGTGCTGATGCCGCTGCTGCCCTTCTCCCACCAGTACGGGCTCTCGCTCGTGCTGCTCTGGTGGGTGGCCCGCTGCTCCTTCGTGGTCGCGCCCTACACCCGCCTCGACCACGCGGTCGACATGGCCGGGCGGTACCACGCGACCGTGGTGGACGCGACTCCCGCGACTTATCACACCCTGCTCAACCTGGTGCAACGCCGACCGGACTCGGCCGAGGGCCTGCGCGGGGTGCGGATGTGGTGCGTTGGCGGCGCGCCGCTGGACCGGGCGCTGGCCGACAAGTTCGTCACGGCCACCGGCCAGCCGCTGCTGGACGGCTACGGCAGCACCGAGGTCGGCAACATCGCGCTGGCCGCGCCCGGCAACGCCATCGGCTGCGGCAAGCCCCTTGACGGGGTGGAACTGCTGATCATCAACGAGAACGGCGTCACCGCCGCGCCGGGGGAGATCGGCGAGATCCTGGTCCGCTCCGGCGGGCTCATGCAGGGCTACCTGGCCGCCGACGGCAGCGTGGTGCCCAGGGACAACGACACCTACCGCACCAACGACATCGGTTACGCCGACGCCGAGGGCAACCTCTACGTGGTCGGCCGCAAGTTCGCCGTGCACCGGATGGGCCACACGCTCTACCCGGAGGCACTGGCCCGCAAGGCCGAGGCCGCGGGCGCGCCGATCAAGGTGGTCGCACTGGACGACGAGCGCCGCGGCAGCCAGCTGGTCTTCGTGGTGGCCGACCCCGAGCTGCGCGAGGCCCGGCACTGGCGCGAGCTGATCTGCGCCGAACTGCCGCCCTACGAGCAGCCCAACCACGTGCTGGTGATCTCGGAGTTCCCGCTCAACGCCAACGGCAAGCCCGACCCCAGGCAGCTGGAGCGACTCGTGCTGGACGCCCTGCCCACCCCGCGCAACCGGGTGGCCCAGACCACCGCGGTGGAACCGGCCGCCGACCTGAGCGCACTGCACTTCCCGGAGCGGGTGCGGGCGATCCAGGCCGTGGTGGAGTTCCTGCGCACCAACCCGCAGCAGGTCGTCGACGTGCTCACCGAGATCTCCAACCACAAGGCGGTGCTGGAGGAGATCGAGGCGACCATCGGCACGCTGGAGGGCGCGGTCGAGGAGGTCTCGGCCTACCGGCCGGGCCAGGTCGGCAAGATGGCCGTGTTCATGTCCTCCAACGTGCTGCTCTACTCCTACGCGCTGTACCTGCTGATCCCGGCGCTGTACTCGGAGGAGATCATCTTCCGGCCGTCCGGCCAGGTGCTGGACACCACCCGCCGCCTGCACGACCTGCTCGCGCCGGTGCACCGGCTGGACGCGATCGAGCTGACCACGCTCAGCCAGCGCCAGTTCGTCGACGTGCCGGTGGCCGAGGCCGACGTGCTGGTCTTCACCGGCGCCTACCAGAACGCCGAGCAGGTCCGCTCCTACCTGCGCGAGGACCAGCTGCTGCTGTTCTTCGGCCAGGGCGTGAACCCGTTCATCGTGACCCCCGGCGCGGACCTGGACCTCGCGGTGACCGACGCCCTGCGGATCCGGATGCTCAACTCGGGCCAGGACTGCTTCGGGCCGGACGTGTTCATGGTCAACGCCGCCGACGCGGAGCGGTTCACCGACCTGTTGGTCAAGCGGGTGGCCGACCTGCGCTACGGCAGCTACACCGACCCCGAAGCGGACTATTCTTCCCTCTGCTACGAGACCGCGCTAGAGGCTGCGGCGGACTACCTGCGGATCAACAGAGAACACATCGTGCACGGCGGCCGGGTGGACTTCCGGTCCCGGCATGTCGAGCCCACGGTGCTCGTGCGCAGGTACAACAAGAAGATGCCCATCGAGGAGACGTTCTCGCCCATCTTCAACCTGGTGGTGTACGAGAACTCGCAGCAGCTCCGGTCCTTCATCAACTCGCCGATCGTGAACGAACGGGCGATGGCCGCGATGATCTACGGCGACGACCAGGCGGCTGCCGAACTGCTGGCCAAGCGGCACGCGGTGTGCGCCAACATGACGATCTTCGAGGTGGAGAACGGCAACAAGCCGTTCGGCGGCCACGGCGTGGCTGCCAACTACATCGCCTACCGGGGTGAGCGGCACGCCGAACCGATCCTGATCTCCAAGGCGGTCGCCGAGCACCTCCCCGCAGCCCAGCAGAGCAGGATGGCCAACGCATGA